The nucleotide window TACTCAATTCAAACTACAATAGGTTTGTCTTTCTTTGTATTGAAGTTGAACAAATTCATCTGATCAGCTGAGAAACCAAGGTTGAAAAATAAGTATCTAAAAATCAAAGTAGAAAGTTCAGAATTGTTGAAATGTAGCTATGAAATATGAAGAGAACTATTTCACAATGGAGCTGAAGTCACCTCAAAACTTATGGGCTTGaatctaaaacagaaacaaatattaaaatccaAAGCAAACCACAAAGTTAGGTAGCAGtacagaagcaggaaaaaaaaccaCACCCCCTTCCTTCAGTGTGATGGGCACTAAGTTTTGCAGTCTTCCTCCATCTTGCAGAAGAGTGGTAAGGCCATTCAATGCTTAGTGAGTGAGTACAGATGAAGTCAGATTTAGCCTGTCTCCCCTGCAACTTCAATTATGCTGTGTAAACAGTGTTACGTTCCAATAGGAGGAACAATGGAATTTGCTTATAAAAACTGATTAAAGATAAtcattattaaatgaaataaagataataactCTGAAATGTTTTTAGAACTTTCCTGATGCTACTTGTCAAGTTAGCACTGCTATGTATTATTGCTTACATACAGTACAACATCATATGCCTTCTAACATAAAGCAGTACTGTGATTTGTTTGTACATATTTACAGATTCTTAAAAACAAGCTGTAAAAACATTACATACTTTCAGACAATACAAATTAGCACATTGGTACTCACTTCAAAACAAATGGAATGCATAACATTAATAAAACATCATAAAGGAAGACGCACATAAAAGTCCTTGATTGTCAAGACACGTTTATATATAAACTCTAACTGTGCAGAATTAAAGATTCAATCATAGGTACATCCTTATTTGATGAACCATATTTACAGCATGGTAttgcataaaaaaataaaataatgtttacagGGTTTTACTTTTTTATCCATTGGATTAAAGAAAGCAACAAACACAACAAGAAATGTTTGTCTGCTGTAGTTTGTTTCCTACTAAAGtttaagtgaaagaggaaacaTCCGTTTTTTATTTGCAGAATATAgcaaaaacaactggaaaattaTTTCCCTGAAATAAAGCAATTTGAAACGGAAAAGGTTTAAATTAAATTGCAGAGTCAAAAAGTTTCTCATCGATTATAATAGTGCTTCAAGTAAATATACTGTGAAAAAATGAGTCCTAGTTTAAAATGTTCTAAGTCTAAGAAATAGTTTTACAGTAATGCCTACTTTTAAGTTTCccggcttttttttttaaacagccctTTAAAAAcccaaattaataaaatgaaagaagtggCAAAAGATCTAACCTAGCTGGCACTTTGCAAGCTTCTCTGGCCTGTGGAAATGAAAGCCTACCCTGAGCACAAGGCCTCTTTTGCCTCTCAGAACGAGAAAATTACCCGACCACTGGCAGTCCTCACTCAGCCAGAGCTAAGAGGATGGATTTCTGTGGTATCAACTAGAAAATCTGCAAGTAGATCCAAAAAATTTAAGAGCCACTTCAAATATTCTGAACTAAATGAAATATGTGTacagtaagttaaaaaacaaacgcGCTTTTAGAAGATGTTCAAGAGATATTACTTCATCTAATGTTATCTGTTTCCAATCTTCAAATGTGAGAACAGGTTCTAAGAAAGCACACCTTGGCTCACATTTCACCAAGTTTAAGGATGTAAGAGTATGTTTTCATAGAACAATTTGCTcaccaagagaaattaaaaaacaaaacaaaacccaaattgCAAAAGGATATCCTCAATATTCTGATTTAAAGCAGCACAAAAGGCTACTTGCTTTCTCTGTTAATGCCCAGatagaaattaagtaactttctGAAGCAAAATGGGGAAACCCAACTGTTGAGATGTTTATCATATGATGATAATATTAATACACGGTAACTCTGGTAGGCATGTAAAATTTCACAGTAAAGAGAGTAATGACTATACTTTAAGTGGTAAGTCAGTAAATTATGCCAAAGTATCATTTACCTCAAAATATGCTTCTAATGTGGTAGAAAAGTCTGCCATTATGTAGATGTACAGAAATGAGGCCAACCCAGGAATGCAACGCCTGAACTTCTCTCTACTTGCATTAACTGCCACTTTCAAAGGCTTACTGCTCAGCAGTAGAGCCACATTCTAGAAACTGTGCTGGTGATGTTAACACAAACCAAAACCCCACTTTATTCTGTACCAAGTTCTCAACAGAACAGAAATTCTGATCAggctcaaaacaaaaacaaacaactcaggaCATCAATGCCTGCTATCACCCAATAAGCAGTATGAGAAAAACACAAATGTCTATTCCTACAGAGAGCACAGTTTCATTGTTAACATCTGCCTGAATGATGACTTCTTGAGGTTGTGATGTGCAACTCAAGACACACCATGCTTAAAGAGTCAATAATGGCAAAACTTAAATATATACTTCAAAGAAGTCTAGAATTCTTGAAAAATTTGGCAGCAAAGAAAGCTGTCAAATGGGAAAGTTTCAAGCAAAGTTTAATAACCAAGGTATAGAGGAAACCACAttaaacataatttatatttcttatcaTAAAACaccatatattcaaaataaatgtaaaagatgtTAAGGTTAGATATTTCTTTGTTCCCTTTCTTTATGAGAACAGTCTTGGgataacattaaataaaataaaaaataatttaaaatgtagaacATTCTATACTGAAACAAAGACTGAAGGTCTATAAGGCCAATATAAAAGCTAAAATGGAAATTAACAAGAAAGCTGCATCTTCAAGGGGTTATTAATTTTAGATTACTGATGTGTGCATTGTGACAAATAtggtggaaatttaaaataaaaaacaaaaaagttggaACAAATTAAAGAGGATAATAAAATCAATATAACTgttattttccaaaaattaaaactgtCCAATGTGTAACTCAAACCATCATTCtttagaaaagtatatatatatatataatatgtatatatataaaagcattatTTATTGTACCATGCTGTattaagacaaaatattaaaaaaaacattcgTGGTATAAGGATAAAGTCTGTAGTTTATTTAGATTTTGAAATGCAACAAAAGGTTTCCGATCACTCATCTAGCTGAAAAAGAAACTGTAGTTACTAGAATTAGTAAACACTTTTGGTTTGTAAAATTGTAATGAGCCGTGTTCATTAAAAAGTAACTCAAGATAAAATAAGCAATTAAAATGCCcatttctttagtttctctggaTACTGTTTAATTATCCAATCTATCAAGATTCTAGAAAGAGAAGGATTAAACCAGATTTTACAGTTCCAAAGATACCCAATTTCCTTTTAttgccaaaaattaaaattttcaattatgAGATGATTATGACACAACCATATCAAAcctaaaaatctaaaattttttttactttgagaaaTCAAAAATACCAAATAGATTCTAAGTGCTCTATGTTAACTGAAGTGTATATGTAAAGTAAAATACAATTAAGCTTTAAAACGTGGAATATACATTTTGTATAAGCATTATGTTCTTGGGAATGTAATCTACAGAGTATCTTCTTACTAAAACTTCAAAACCTTGATACTTGCACatgaaaaaatcataaaaaatatctAAGTACAACTGTACAAAGAAACTGACACCAATATGCATACTTCCATATAGAAGTGAATGATTCAACAGTTATGTATTTTGGTAAAAGTTTTGAAAGtatgcatatttttttaaagtaattaggcTTTTAAATAGTGGAGTCTTAGACTATCagatttttattacttttctcaaaaagaaaaagtcgatataatgcaaaatgaaaatcaagGGTATATGGCATATCATTCTTTAAAAGgtggtttcttttttcccctcatagGACACACTAATTTATTTAAGCCATAATCTCTTGACATTTAAACTTTTAAGTTCACTCTGTCTGTAAAGTATACTCAGATTCCCTGCTGAAGTGCCATGACTATGCTGAAAAACTTAGAAACAGTATGAGTAAATTTCACACAATTACTAATCTCCTAAGAATGTACAATGATATCAGTTAGGAAACAATTGTGCgaaagtctcttttttttttttccttttaaacttggTGTAGGTGGAATAGCAAGTTTCTGATCTAAAACAAGTAATGCATTGCTTCTGTAAAGGTGACAACATGTAAGGCAGTTCAAAGAATGCTGACTAACCAAACAAAACGCAGTTATTGGATTATCTTGCTATTCATATCAGCTTAACTTGTTTTAACGCATTGCTCTTAAATCTGTACAGCACTCCATTTTACACAGAGTAACCCCACTCTTGATTAATCTGTTCTAAAGTGCCAGTattatttacacatttttttttagccAAAAGTCTGGCCAGTTGTAGCATCAGGTGAGGATGTCATCCCAGCTCTATTATCATTTACATTCACCAAGGGAAATTCTGGAAACTCAGCACTTGTCCCTGGTCCCCGAAGGTTCACCTGTCCATTGGCAGTGCTAAACTGAGTAGCTATTCCAGCTCTGGATCCATGATATGGAGCACGGAAGGGCTGTTCAAAAGAGCTCATTTGGTAAGCTTGGTGGACAggctgagcctcagctttcttctGAGAAGTCACTTGATCCAAAAAGTCCTGTGTTGATGTGGCAGAAGCATGGTTTGTCTCATCACCTGAAAAGGGAAATGAGTGCTGTGAATCACCAACTATGAGTCCAAAGTGGGATTTATCCGGAGTTGTTCTTAGTGGAGAATTCATTCCTGATCGAAAGCTATTGATGGGCATGGCTGCATAGACTTGCTTGTCTATGGAAGAGAATGCTGGCTGATTTGGAAGGGTCTGGTTATCAGTCACAAAGTTAAGGCTCGGGCTATTCAAATAGGCATCATTTTGGCTAGTTCTGTCCAAAGCCTGCTGCAGAAACTTTGAGTATTCCTGCAACATGTTGGCTTTATCTGATGAGGATGCTTGGGAGCTTGATCCAACATTCTCCGACTGGGTAACCTCAGGTACTTCTGAAGAATTTATTGATATGCTAGAAGTCACCTCAGTGTCCGCAACACTGAATGATATCTCATGCTGTCCATTAGCCTTATGGGAATAATGATCCAACAGAGTCTGTAGTACCTCATCTGGAATAACATTTTTGTCATGATTACTCTTTATCTCCACATTCAGTGCCTGTGAATCTAATATGGATGCTGTGGTACTCTCATCAATGACACTTGCCACAGCTGCTTGTGTTACAGACGGCTGAGAAGCTATAGTGCCCACATTCAGCGCATACTCCCTACTATTGTTACTCGCTGCCTGAAGATACCGCTTCTTCTTCAAAAACTGCATGGCATCATCATAGTTAGTGCTACTGTGCACAGGTTTACTGGGCCCCTCTTGCAAATTGTCAACCTGGTCAATATCAGCATTGCCTTCTGAGTCCAGTAAAGCTTGTTTGTCCAcaagttcaaaagcatatttTGAAACTTTGCTCTCTTCATATGTGGATAAAGGTGAAATCGTTTGATTCTGCTCCAATGGCTGTTTCAGACTTCTCTTACTATTAATTTTCTTGAGGACCAACTTAGGTGGATGTATTTCTCCTGATGCATCTTCTAAATGTGATCCCCCAACTGAGGAATGGGGCATTTCCACAGCATACTCTGCCACCATATACTCATCTTTCACTTTCGTACTTGACGAGTAAAGAGGCAAGTAATCATTTTTGTCCTTCTTTAGGTCAGATTTGTCCAAAGAACTCTCTTTGTCCATCCCGGAtgattttttctcagttttctgccttttcttttttggcagtgAGTTATCTTTTGGTGATGTAGAAAAGCCAGAATCTTCCTCGGATGTCAGAAGGCCACCTTTGATGGCACATCTGTTTAGTTTTTTATCATGATTTTCATGGCACATACGTTTATGTTTCAAAACACGATCTGTTCTGGAAAAATACTGTCGAATTCAAAGTTCGGAAGggagttttttgttttagttttgtgttttggtcaaccaagaaaagaaaagaaaaaaagcaattaatATAAAGATAGATATAAGTGTAATAATATGAGCAACTCCAAACTAATTTCCTGAGCCAACTGTCTATTATAAATTGAATCAACAACAGTTAGGAAATTCTTCAAATAGCTTTAGTAGTTACtaacattttctaatttaattcattAGAATTATTTTACAACTGAATTCCAGACAGAAGACTTTCAATGTCAGTCATGCCTCAATaaagtaacttttttaaaaattcaaaccacATCTTACCTGTAAACAGTATTCACACTGGTAAGGTTTTTCTCCACTATGAGTTCTCTTATGCCTTTCCATATGGTATTTTTGAATGAATCTCATACCACATTCATCACAGCGAAATGGTTTTTCACCTAGTATATGATacataaagtttaaaacaaaacaaatactgtgAAATATAAGTTAGTAAATTACTTTACCACAAGAATCTCTAATAAATTACTTTACCACAAGAACGTTGCCATACTTTGTTCTTAAGTGACATAAGTCTTTATTCTAAATATATCTTCCAATTTATTTTGTCAGGAATATCTTGCtttacaaaaatgaaagagagCGGCACATGCCATTGAGAAGACAAGACTGAAGGCACATATGCTCAATCTCCCGGCCTTTTATTATATGTACACATAAAATACTCTTTCCATAGAGACCAGTATGACCAAGAACTTCACAGTACTATGAACAGGTCTCAATAGAGTGGTTAACGTCTAATCTTTTTTTCAatcatacaaaaaatattttagaaaaatttttgaaaaagaaaaggttacCCATACACAGACCAACACAATTctgagtatatttttttaaattcatgtcttttcaaagatttttgtgcttaaataaaatctaaatcctaagaaaatatattttaaatctaatttattaaaacataaaacaagtttAAATCAGAGCTAGGTTTTAAAAGTAATGTTTGTTTATATTGATTCTCTTTTCCTCAACTCAAATGAGCATTTTTCAAGTCCTTCTGGGAAAGAATTAAAATGAGCAATGTTAATTGGACACAGAACCCCCACACCacctccaattttttttaaaatgacaaaaggaCTTCTTAGCTTGAAGGAACCATCTTATGAAGATCTAAAATAGTTTGTACTGATAAAGCCACAGCCTAAGTAAACAGAAGGGTGTGATGAGAAGTCACACCCTTCACCTATTTGGAAAAccactgtttctactttattAGTCAACAAAATTTTACTAAATTCTTCTCCTCTACCCATAACCCCTCTGTAAGAGGTTAAAAATTAAAGACTTGTTACTTGTCCTCAAACAGTTTATAATATAATTGGGAAAACATGATACAAATATTACAAAGGAACAACTAACAAAACTATATCCAGCTCTGGTTTACCTTCACAACTTTATAACCCACTAGCTCTCTTCTTGACCTTTTCCTCCAGTCAAATTGAAGAACCTACCATCCTCATGCTTTCCTACTTCTGCCTGTTTCATGCTGCTCCTTAAGTCCACTTCTGTGTGTTCAGATACTACGCCCCCCTCAAGGACCAACCCAGCTGCTCTAGAATACGTTGCCCTATTCTCCCAGAGGAAAGGTATCTTtatcttctctgttgttcagttgctaagtcctgtctgactctctgtgacctccgggactgcagcacaccaggcttccctgtccttcactatctcccagaatttgctcaaactcaagtgatgctatccagccatctcatcttctgtcgtccccttctcttcctgccttcaatcttgaccagcatcagggtcttttccaatgagctgcctcttcgcatcacatggccaaagtattggagcttcagcttttgcatcagtccttccaatggatatccAGAGTTGATTTCCAcgaggactgactggtttgatctccgtgcagtccaagggactctcgagggtcttttccaacaccacagttcaaaattctttgacattcaaccttctttatggtccagctctcatatctgtacatgactactggaaaaaccatagctttgactagatggacctttgtcagcaaagagatgtctctgctgtctaggtgtatcacagcttttcttccaaggaacatcttttcatttcattaaattatCATCAAATTATCTTCTTTAACTTTCCACAGAACTGTAGCTGTACCTTTCCTAAGGCATTCATTACTTTCACGTCAATAATTAGTCTACAACTCTACTCTTTTACTAAAGTTCTTTAGGTCAGAATCAGGGCCCAAATTATCTTTATGTAGCT belongs to Bubalus bubalis isolate 160015118507 breed Murrah chromosome 1, NDDB_SH_1, whole genome shotgun sequence and includes:
- the ZNF148 gene encoding zinc finger protein 148 isoform X2, whose product is MRDKKQIREPVDLQKKKKRKQRSPAKILTINEDGSLGLKTPKSHVCEHCNAAFRTNYHLQRHVFIHTGEKPFQCSQCDMRFIQKYLLQRHEKIHTGEKPFRCDECGMRFIQKYHMERHKRTHSGEKPYQCEYCLQYFSRTDRVLKHKRMCHENHDKKLNRCAIKGGLLTSEEDSGFSTSPKDNSLPKKKRQKTEKKSSGMDKESSLDKSDLKKDKNDYLPLYSSSTKVKDEYMVAEYAVEMPHSSVGGSHLEDASGEIHPPKLVLKKINSKRSLKQPLEQNQTISPLSTYEESKVSKYAFELVDKQALLDSEGNADIDQVDNLQEGPSKPVHSSTNYDDAMQFLKKKRYLQAASNNSREYALNVGTIASQPSVTQAAVASVIDESTTASILDSQALNVEIKSNHDKNVIPDEVLQTLLDHYSHKANGQHEISFSVADTEVTSSISINSSEVPEVTQSENVGSSSQASSSDKANMLQEYSKFLQQALDRTSQNDAYLNSPSLNFVTDNQTLPNQPAFSSIDKQVYAAMPINSFRSGMNSPLRTTPDKSHFGLIVGDSQHSFPFSGDETNHASATSTQDFLDQVTSQKKAEAQPVHQAYQMSSFEQPFRAPYHGSRAGIATQFSTANGQVNLRGPGTSAEFPEFPLVNVNDNRAGMTSSPDATTGQTFG
- the ZNF148 gene encoding zinc finger protein 148 isoform X1, with product MNIDDKLEGLFLKCGGIDEMQSSRAMVVMGGVSGQSTVSGELQESVLQDRSMPHQEILAADEVLQESEMRQQDMISHDELMVHEETVKNDEEQMETHERLPQGLQYALNVPISVKQEITFTDVSEQLMRDKKQIREPVDLQKKKKRKQRSPAKILTINEDGSLGLKTPKSHVCEHCNAAFRTNYHLQRHVFIHTGEKPFQCSQCDMRFIQKYLLQRHEKIHTGEKPFRCDECGMRFIQKYHMERHKRTHSGEKPYQCEYCLQYFSRTDRVLKHKRMCHENHDKKLNRCAIKGGLLTSEEDSGFSTSPKDNSLPKKKRQKTEKKSSGMDKESSLDKSDLKKDKNDYLPLYSSSTKVKDEYMVAEYAVEMPHSSVGGSHLEDASGEIHPPKLVLKKINSKRSLKQPLEQNQTISPLSTYEESKVSKYAFELVDKQALLDSEGNADIDQVDNLQEGPSKPVHSSTNYDDAMQFLKKKRYLQAASNNSREYALNVGTIASQPSVTQAAVASVIDESTTASILDSQALNVEIKSNHDKNVIPDEVLQTLLDHYSHKANGQHEISFSVADTEVTSSISINSSEVPEVTQSENVGSSSQASSSDKANMLQEYSKFLQQALDRTSQNDAYLNSPSLNFVTDNQTLPNQPAFSSIDKQVYAAMPINSFRSGMNSPLRTTPDKSHFGLIVGDSQHSFPFSGDETNHASATSTQDFLDQVTSQKKAEAQPVHQAYQMSSFEQPFRAPYHGSRAGIATQFSTANGQVNLRGPGTSAEFPEFPLVNVNDNRAGMTSSPDATTGQTFG